Genomic window (Numenius arquata chromosome 20, bNumArq3.hap1.1, whole genome shotgun sequence):
AACCCCATAGCAGCTGGGAGTGGCATCTCCGGTGACAGCAGACCCCAGGTTCAGCAGTAAGAGGGTAAGGGCCAGATGGAACTGTTTCCAGAAGCTCTGCCCCATTTTGGTGCTCTGGAGcatggaaagggaaagaaagtgctGGGGTGAGGGCCCATGTCAGGGTGGCTTCCAGGCCATGGGGCAAAGGAGGTGCTGTGCTGCAAGGCTGACTGCACCAGGAGAATCCAGATGTGATGGCTGTGCCCTCAGTGTTCCCCCCCATACCCATTGCCAGGCAGCGGGGAGGCAGATATGTGGAGATGGACCCTGGGCTCATCACCACCCCCAGGGCAGCCCTTGATGGCACCCTGGGGGGTTGGAATTTCAGTCTGGATGGAGCCATGAGGTCTTGAGGTACCCATGGCCAGCTCCAAGCTCTCCTGGGCCAGTGTCCCAAATCACTGCAGACCTACACCCTACATCACTGCAGACCATGGAGACCACTGCAGGCTGGAGCTCCCTAGACCCAGTTGATATCAACCTTCCTCCAGCAACAGCCTGACTTTCCAAGGCTGGGGATCTCCGAGGACAGTGCCTGGCCCAGGGTACTGGGCCTTTCCCAGCAGGGACAAGTGTGCATCCCACCCGGCCATGTGTGCAGCCTGGCAGTACCTCTGTCTCCCTCTCCGGTTCCTCTCACACAGCCCAGCACTGTGCCATGATGCTGGACCCCAGAGCCCATACAGACCACCCCAAAGAGATGGACCCTGCAGCACCTCTTACCTCTGGGATCCTGCGCTGCTGAGCCCTCTGGGTTGTGGGCACCGCCTTCCAGCACAGCACAGAGTGGGGGACTCTCTGTGACACCCTCCTGGAGGAAGTCATAGAGTTAGGAAAGGGCCCCTGGGGACCCAGAACTCCCTGTTGGCCCCCAGCGGAGTTTCACATCCTCCTGCCTGATTGTTTCCTCTGAGCAAGCACTTTCATGGCTGTCCAGTGAGACCTGTACTTGtgccaccacagcagcaggggcaggaaggACAGAAGTGGGATGACCCTCTGCCAAAAGATGCGCGACAAATGCTCCAACCACCACTAGCCCTCCACAAATCGCTTGCCTTCCACCCATCCTTAATTCGTTTCTcagcagaaggctgaggagcagaGCCCCATGCCAGCTCCATGGAGCCAGAGCCACCTGTGCAATAAGAGGCTGGTGCGAGGTCATTGCCTGGCTCTGGTGGGAGATGCTGCACCCCTCTCAGGCAATGAGACTGAAGAAAGTTTCTGCTTGAGGGGTTCTGACCTGCAGGTTTGTTGCCCTCTCTGCACCTTGTCCTGTGCTTCACCATCTCTGCTGGGTGCTGGATTCACTGGGGCCCACAACCTCTGGTCAGGGTGTTGCTCCTTGCAGGTGACCTGGCCTCCTCCTCACTGCTCCAGGAATGGAGACATTTGACTGTCCAGCATGTGTGGAGCAGCTCCTCCAAGCAGCAGTCCCAGGGTATGGCACTTGCATGGCTTCCCTGATGCTTTCTGACTGCCTGATACCTGCCCAGCTTGCCCTACTTCCCACTAGCCTCACCCCAAACCAAAGACAGAAGAGCATCACCCCACAACCCTATCAGTCACCCCGGAGGTCCCTGTCCCCCCTTGTTGAAAGGCTGGAGGACCACAGCTGCCTTTCCCCTTCCTGAGAGAGGACTATGTGGGTGAGGTGCATGATCTGCTGCCTGTACAGGACAGCTAGTTTGGACTCATCAGAGAAAGGACACACATAGGCTGGTCCCAGAGATTTTCTGTTTGTCCCTGTAAGTGCCAGCTCTGCTTGTACACTCAGTTCCCTCCTGTTCTGCCTTTGCAGGTGGTGTCTGTGCTTCCCCAGGGGAAGCTtctctccctgggcagcttggGAAGGGGCCCAGGACATTGATGGTTTGGGCAAGACACATGAATAGGAAAGAAAACCCAAGTGGCTGTGGTGAAAGAAGAGTTTATTTATACTGATTGAAAGGATGAGAGAGGCAGTAGTGGCCCAGCACCAGAAAGGCGTTTGCAATGGCTAGTGTAGCAGAAGCAGTGGCATGCAGTGATTTCCCACTCAGGAACAAAAAGCCACAGCTGGTGAATGGCCCCAGTGACAACTGGACCCCTCCAGCCTGGGGTCTGAATGCCCAGGAGGAGACAGGGCTGCTGGGGCCAGGAGTCCTTTGCCTCCAGAATGGAGTGGGTAGGCTCAGCACCTGGCCACTTTGTGACATTGGTGGAAGCATAGGATCCAGGTGGTGGCTCAGTTTGGGGCAGTCCGCGTTTACTGTGATATAAGACCACAGCGTGCACTGAAGGGTGAAAACACATGCAGACACGCACACCTCAATGCTCTGGTGCTAAGCAGGTCCAGACTGCTGGTCCATCAGCCCGTCTGTGGGAAGAGCATGAAGCCGCTGAAGACGCTGTCTGCCTCAGAGCCACTGTAGATCATGCTGCCCCTGGCAGGGTCGGTGCTCACGGAGACCCGGTCACCCACGGCCAGGCTGAGCACGCTGCTGCCTGAGTTCACCTGCAGGAGTTTGTGGCTGTTGTAGTCACAGAAGCTGACCACACGCTCCCTGTTCTTGGTGATGCTCAGGCAGAGGTCCCCGCTGGAAACCACTTGGTAGGCGAAGTAGTACAGCCCGGGGATGCGGCAGGTGAACTCCCCGGTCTGGGGGTTGTAGGAGCTCTCCTCATTGGTGATGATGTTGTCAAACACCACTGTCCTGCCCGTGGATGGTGGGGACCTCCTTGAGGCGGAGAAGGCAGGACGCGGCTGCTCCAGGATATTGCCAGCTTTCCCCTTGTCCCCCTTCGGCCCTGGCTTGCCTGGGAGCCCGGGGGGACCATGTGGGCCGTGGTAGCCCTGGTTCCCTGGGATGCCAGGAGGCCCCGGCTCACCTGCATCCCCTTTGGGTCCTCGGATGCCTGTCCTCTGTGCTGATTTCCCTGGGgagaggtggtgaggaggagcagTTCATGCACATCTGTCATCTCCTGAgctgctcccccagcctgtggtGCTCCTACCAAGAAGCCTGAGGCTCGCAGGTGTGCTTCACACCACACATCCCTGGCTGCCCCTTACCTGGCTCTCCCACGTCACCCTTCTGTCCTGGCCTCCCATCAAGGCCAGGGATTCCTGGGAAGCCATCCTTGCCAGCCGGTGCCCAACACAGGCCATCCTCAGGTAGGACCAAGCCCAGCACTGCTGCCAGGGTGCTGGTTGCCAGCCAAAGCCCAATTTGCATCCTGCCTCCCTGCAAGCACAGGGTTGGGGGAATTGAGGACGGAGGCAGACACACAAATACCCcttggacacacacacacaagtgctCTCACCAGATGTATGCACAGATCTAGCACACCACCCATGTGTTGTCCAGTACAGACAGCCCGACACCATATGCAATGGTGAAAATAACTTCATGGAAGGattttgaggctgtttccttGTGTGAAATCATTGATTTTACTGAAAATCTCTGACGTGCCCACGGTAGGGCTGTGGGATTGGAAAGCCCGGGATGTGGACCATGGCATAAACCCCTTGGTGCATGTCCTGGCGATGTGTGGTTGCACGTCAGATGCATGCAGAAGACACTTCTTGCAGTGCTGGGTGAGTGAGCACTGATGTACAGGGCAGTGGTCCCATGGGATGAAGAGAACAAATGAGGAAGGGGTGCAAAGAAACATGACAGAGGAGGGATAAACAGGCAAGGGATAAACAGGCAAAAGGGATCCAGATCTCCAACATacagagctgggagagaggagggatGTCCTGAGCACACACACCTACCGCAAAACCTGGGGTACTCAGCCTGGGACAAGCCTGCAGAGTCCAGTGATGTCCACAACCACATGGAGCAAGGATAAATTCCTGtagccctctccctcccccagatCATCTTCTCCCCCTTTTCCTACTTTAAACCCTTGTGGAGAAGAGAAATGAAGTaaggaggggggacagggagcaAGGGCTTCAGAGCGGTGGCAGAGGAGGCATGTGTCCCCAGCTATTTGGGGTGACTTACCTCCTTGCTGGGGGTGAAGACAGACCAGTCTGAGCAGCAGCTCTGTTTGCTGGAAGCTCTTCCTTGGgatcagggaggaagaggagtgggggtgggggtggggggatgtaCAGGATGCACTAGCATGCCCGGTGGTTTGCCTGGTTGGGAAAGAGAAGTGCCAAGTTTCGCTTTCTCTGCATAAGAGAGAAACTTGTTCCCCTTTCTGTCCTTGACCCTGGCTGGTCACGCTCAGGGACCAGCTTGCTCAGCAAAAGCGCAGGACCGCAGGGCTCCCAGCCTGGCCTAGCACAcagtccctgcagcagggaccagTTACGACTGGGCACAAGGCAACACAGAGGTGGAGGCTGCCCAAGGGCATGCCACAGCTCTGTGACTGTAGGGGGGGACAGGTGACGTGAGCACTAGGTGGCATGGCCATCCAAGGAGTGCCTGGCAGGGTCCAGAGATCACTCTTGATGGCTCCCAGTCCAGGTCATGGGCAGAGCATGGCTGTCACTGGTACCCAGCCTTGTCAtcgctgctgctgggagctgacCCCTCCAGATGCCCACCTTGGCACCGCACCCTGACAGAGCAGAGCTCCAGCAAAGGGATCCTTAGTGTCTGTGTGGTTCAGCAGGGCCTCGAGCATCCTTGATGAGACATCTCCTTCCCACTGCCCTCACTTCAGTAGTTTGGTGAACCTTGTCTCTGTAGCAGAGCAGGAGAAGATGGTGGTCTCCAgcacccaggctgctccctgtCCCCTTTGAGTGGCTGTGCCTTGTAGCAGCCAGATTTGGGCAACCCCAGGAGCTCTGTGTGGCATGACCCAGACctacaaaattaaaaagcaaataccTCACACCACCAAGCCCAGGGAAGGTGCCAAGGGATGTGCATTCAGCTCTGCCATAAAAGGGCCCAAAATGCCACCAGTACCCAAGTCCAACCACAACAGGGAGCAGAGGGATGAGACGTGCCACAATGACCCCAGCAGGTGAACATCCTTGGAACCTTGGAGACCAGCCAGGCCACCCTACAGAGGACGCAGTGGGCACCTAGGGGGGGACCTGGATGTTCTTTtcagtcctgcagcagctgcactGACCTTCACGAGAAAGCAGAGTTGCATTCCCCAAAGCAAACACAACAGCAGCGGAAGCTCAGGGCAGGATGTTCAAGGAAAGAGGATGGTGTGCAGATCTGGGATCAAGGTGGTCCCACAGCCAAGGGGAGCTGGCAAACCCTCTGTTCCCCCTGTCTGTCACCTCTAGCGGTCCCATGGAAGGGGTTGCATTGTTTCCAAAATAGCTGAAAAAGCAAATGGCTAGTGTGAGACCAAAAATCAGCCCCAGAGGCCCTTTGCTGGACAAAACTTTGGTCATCAGTACATCTCCATTAATAATTACCTTTGGAGATCTGTCACTGAGCTGGTCTTTAATTCATTGAATACGTGCTCTCTTAATGCAAtataatacacatttttaatcaaaatgtcacCCCATAATAAATCAGATGCCCagaagaaatgcaatttttttttatcagctgagTTCCCCTATCAACCAGACCTGTAATTGTGTCAAGAAGAAATGACAGGTGAGTTTGAAAAGACCTACCTTCCACAAAACGGTGTTTCTGGACAGTGATTGTATTTCTGCCCTATTGCCCTTTGTTAATACACAGCCAAAATGAGACCACTCCATCATTTCATTCAGCATTGATCGATGGCCGTGTCCTGGTGCTCCTATGTACTTTGTCCCTGAGTGTCCCCTTAACCCCATTTAAATGCTGAGTTACAGGGGGCTGGTTACGGGTTTCCAGCATCTCCCGGAAGCTGGTGTTGGTCAAGGTGGCACCTCCTCTGGGTCCTTGAGACTCCTGAGCAGTGCTTAGCCCCACTCACTTCACTTTCAGTGTTGCTGCATTCAAGCTAAGCTTCCCTCTCCCATCTTctgagcatctcctcctcctcccgatCTGCAGCTGGGACATCCGCAGCTCCAGGGGATGGCTGGCTGTGAGGAGCTGCGGACGAGCATTGCACAGTGCCATCCTGGAGGCTTCTGCAGACCATATTTGCCAGCGCAAAAATGCTTCCTGCCTGgcactctcctccttccccttcccaccgGGGTGTGCACGGTGCGGGCCGTGCCCGGCGTGGCGCAGGCAGCGAGGTGGCACACCACGAGGTGGCAGTGCTGCCTCAGCCATGCTCGGTGTCACCCGCCTCTCAGggctcctcgtcctcctccaAAAGCAGGGGCGGAGGCCACCTCCTGGACATCCCCCTGGCCCCAGAGGCCACACGGCAGGATGTCCAGCTGCAGAGCAAGCACACGGGCACCTCTGCCTCGGCACCTAGAGGTCACACGTCAGGAGCCAGAATAACCCAGCTCCCGCCTGCAAACACAGCCCTGGCGGGAACACAAGCACCATTCCCAAAGCTGGGAGTAGTCTGGCACCCCCTGACACTAGAGTAGAAGCGGTGTTTCCTCAATGAGGACCAAGCCATGGCGGAAAGTGCAAGGGGTCACGAAGCCCTGGCAGGTTATCCCTGCTGATATAGATCCAGCAGTGTCCCACTAGCACCACCACCAGCAGGCTCCAGCATGGAGAAGGAGCAAGGATGacagaagggacctccagatgACATGAAATGGGGCCAAGcccaaggcagaggggaaggtgggtgatgctggagtaGCCAGAGGATGTAGgtgctctgcagagccccaggcGGCACCAGAAGCAACCCCAAAGAAGACAACCCTGGATCTGGGGTGACCCAACCACATGGTCAGGGTGCCTGCCACTgcctcctggctctgctgcagacccCAGACCAGCCTTGCTCCAGACAGATTTTACCCTGAGCAACCCTCCTCCTTTCAGGATGGGCCATGGGGCACCTCCTTCACCTCCTTGCTGCCATCCCACCAGGTGGTGCCAGGCAAGACAGGTCAGTGCCATCCCAGCCTTGCACCCCTTCATGGAAGAGAAGTGACCCCCTCAAAGCCTCCTCCCCACAtccccggtgcctgcaggcagaCACGAGCTGCCTGACAGCATCAACAGGGAGACACgctcctctgctgccttccctgccagGGATCCCCGGGGTGCTGAGCCGTgacaggcaggagctgccagagGAGGGTCAATCAGGTCACTGGCACCTAGCTGTCACTGCACCCGCGACTGCCACAGCGGCAGGCGGTGGGAGATCAGCAGTGCTGGCAGGTACTGCAGGCATCTCTGCTGCTAGTCACCAGCACCCAgtctgccaccagcacccaccaggaggTCAGCACAGCTCAGAGTGTCCATGTTTCTGCAGTCCCTGGTGGCTTAATGATGCCCGAATCACCGAGCCCATTTCACTGGCAACCTGTGATTTCTCCTCCGTTGAGCTGGCCTGTCCCAAAATGCTCAGCCCATGCTGCTGACCACCAGGTAAACTTCCCCTGCAACGCAATGGTGTTTGCAAGAATTCTGGTGTCTCCCACGTTTCgatcaacaaaacaaaaagctgggATGGTCCAGGTGCCCTGGGGGGATTTCCTGAGATGTCAGCTGAAAATCAGGCTGTGAGGTCACTTGCCACATGatgtctaaaatattttaattgctgtcCCAGGGGATGTGTCATTCCTGTGACAGTTGCTTACACAGAGCAGGTGCGAGGAGCAAAGACAGGTCTGGGTTTCAAAAGCCAGGATTTCATGCTCACTGTCTCCAGGCATCGATGCACATCCCTGTTGGCTCACAGGATAGATGCGAGGAGATAGATGAGTGCTGAACAGCCCTGGGCAATGCTGGGAAAGCTTGTCCCATCCCTCCTACTCTTGTTCTCTGTCAAGGATGTCAGGGCTTGTCATTATTCGACATCTATGGGTTAATTTGGCTGATTGTTTCCAATTCTTTAATgtatctgttatttatttattcgcTTGTGTAACGAGCAGCTCTGGATTGATCACTTTGGCATGTAAATGAGCTTGTCACTGAAATTTGTAGATTGGGAGAGTTTGCAATCAAACACAGCCAGAATCTAAATTACAACATTTCAGGCTATAGTGGCAGGGAGAAGAGCGGAAGGATGTGCCATGACTGAGATGGGATCAGAGCAGGGTGCCCAGAGCTACGCTGACAAGGTGCCAGGAGACCCGAGGCACGCAACAGGAGTCCCTGCCATGCAGCGCTGAGGTGTGCCCGGCAGGGCTGTCTCGCTCTGCAGCTGGTTCCCCTGGGGGACAAGGgccaacagagaaaggaaaaaaggctttggGGGAACGGTAGGATCTGGCCTGTGGCCAAGGGCTACCCACACCCGTCTCTGAAGAGGGCTGGTTAGCTTAGCATGGTGAAAAGTGTGCAGACACAGGATTATGGGCTGCAAGGCGTATCTGGCCTGTTGCATGGGATATTGATTTGCTTGCCACCATGGCTCGTGTTTGGCTTCTTCCCACCACTCAGGACTCCATCAAAAGTCAATGGATGCACCCAGGACGCGGTTCTGTCCATCTCAAGGTCAGTAAGAGAGATCACTCAAGACAAGTAAAAGAAATCAAAGTGCCATAAGCCTTCCTGCAGGCAACAGGCACTGCggctgggctgagcagcaggGAGCCAGCCAGGACCCCTGCAAAGCTAGGGGAGAAGTGCCCATACCGATCCCTGGCAGGTCAGCCCTGGACTGAAGTCCAGCCAGGAGAAAAGTGATGTTCAGCAGCCACAGTGATGTGAGTCCCAGCAGGGTTGGTGATAGGACCTCCAGGATCTTCTGTCCAGCTGCTTCCCCGTGGCAGGACTATTCCCAGATCAGGGTGTCTGTGGTTTTGCCTGCTTGAGTCTCAAAACCCCCCAAGGACAGAGATCTCCCACCGCTCTGGGACCTGTCTCAGGACTGCACCACACTCAGGCAAAGAAGCATTTCCTAATGTCCATCCTGAATCTTTAAGGTCCAATACATGACCACTGCCCCTTCTTACATTGTTTGGCACTAGTGAGATGCGTTTGGCTCTATCTTCCTTGCAATTGCTTCCAGGTAGCTGCAGCTGTGATTAGCTCTCACCTCAACCTTCCTCTTCACCTGGCTAATCACAGCCCAGCAGGGTGGCCTCCCCGCTgctcactgaatcacagaatcacagaatcacagaatgacatggggttggaagggacctctggagatcatctagtccaaccccctgccagagcaggtccacccagagcaggttgcacaggaacgtgtccaggtggcatttgaatgtctccagagatggagactccaccacctctctgggcagcctcttccagggctttgccatcctcaaagtaaagaagttcctcctcatgtttaggtggaacttcttatattcaagtttgtgcccatttcctcttgtcctatccctgggcaccaccgaaaaaagaccgtccccatcctcttgacacccaccctttaagtatttataagcattgatcagattccctctcagccttcttttctctagactaaaaagacccaagtccctcagcctctcctcataagatgaATAATTTTACTTGACCTTGGCTGCAACCCCCTCATGTAGCCCGAGGTGCAGTTTATCTTATCTGGTTTGCTCACACTCAGCCTGGTGTCCACCACTCCCCACTCCAACCCTTTCCCTAATCCAGCAGTGAGTCCCCAGCTTGTCCACCCCATGTGCAGAAGGTGATGCTTCATGCAGGCCAAGGGGACAGAGTCCACAGCGTCACC
Coding sequences:
- the C1QA gene encoding complement C1q subcomponent subunit A — its product is MQIGLWLATSTLAAVLGLVLPEDGLCWAPAGKDGFPGIPGLDGRPGQKGDVGEPGKSAQRTGIRGPKGDAGEPGPPGIPGNQGYHGPHGPPGLPGKPGPKGDKGKAGNILEQPRPAFSASRRSPPSTGRTVVFDNIITNEESSYNPQTGEFTCRIPGLYYFAYQVVSSGDLCLSITKNRERVVSFCDYNSHKLLQVNSGSSVLSLAVGDRVSVSTDPARGSMIYSGSEADSVFSGFMLFPQTG